In the genome of Kitasatospora cathayae, one region contains:
- a CDS encoding NlpC/P60 family protein: protein MASHRRPKPASRARVSILTGFAAAAVALSAQTGAHADPQPTKEQVKEQVDQLNEQAEQATEKYNAAQEKQQALEKQVSGLQDQVARQQAQVTDLQGGLAEIAGEQYRNGGISPTVQLMFNSSPDNFLNQAGALNQAGDTQKNQLKQLQEQQRKLDQDRTEAQGKLAELESTTQQLKASKEDVQNKLKAAQDLLNTLTEQERQALKAAEDKAAADAQAKADAAAKASQPASGDRASRDSGRSDLGSSSAPVKIAPGSSHGAAALAAAASKVGSPYVWGATGPGSFDCSGLMVWAFNQAGVSLPRTSQEQAGAGTRIGSDLSQAQPGDLLIFYSDAHHVGIYAGNGQVLHAPKPGASVRYEAVSNMPLASIVRV from the coding sequence GTGGCGTCCCATCGTCGTCCCAAGCCCGCCAGCCGCGCTCGTGTCTCGATCCTGACCGGTTTCGCCGCCGCGGCCGTCGCCCTCTCCGCGCAGACCGGCGCCCACGCCGACCCGCAGCCGACCAAGGAACAGGTCAAGGAGCAGGTCGACCAGCTCAACGAGCAGGCCGAGCAGGCGACCGAGAAGTACAACGCGGCCCAGGAGAAGCAGCAGGCGCTGGAGAAGCAGGTCTCCGGCCTGCAGGACCAGGTGGCCCGTCAGCAGGCGCAGGTGACCGACCTGCAGGGCGGCCTCGCCGAGATCGCCGGCGAGCAGTACCGCAACGGCGGCATATCCCCGACCGTCCAGCTGATGTTCAACTCCAGCCCGGACAACTTCCTCAACCAGGCCGGGGCGCTGAACCAGGCCGGTGACACCCAGAAGAACCAGCTGAAGCAGCTCCAGGAGCAGCAGCGCAAGCTGGACCAGGACCGCACCGAGGCGCAGGGCAAGCTCGCCGAGCTCGAGTCCACCACCCAGCAGCTGAAGGCCTCCAAGGAGGACGTTCAGAACAAGCTGAAGGCCGCCCAGGACCTGCTCAACACGCTGACCGAGCAGGAGCGCCAGGCGCTCAAGGCGGCCGAGGACAAGGCCGCCGCCGACGCCCAGGCCAAGGCGGACGCCGCCGCGAAGGCCTCCCAGCCGGCCTCCGGCGACCGCGCCTCGCGCGACAGCGGCCGCTCCGACCTGGGCTCCTCGTCCGCGCCGGTCAAGATCGCCCCGGGCAGCTCGCACGGTGCCGCCGCGCTGGCCGCCGCCGCCTCCAAGGTCGGCAGCCCGTACGTCTGGGGCGCCACCGGTCCCGGCTCCTTCGACTGCTCGGGCCTGATGGTCTGGGCGTTCAACCAGGCCGGCGTGTCGCTGCCGCGCACCTCGCAGGAGCAGGCCGGCGCCGGCACCCGGATCGGCTCGGACCTCTCCCAGGCCCAGCCCGGCGACCTGCTGATCTTCTACAGCGACGCCCACCACGTCGGCATCTACGCGGGCAACGGTCAGGTGCTGCACGCTCCCAAGCCGGGCGCCTCGGTCCGCTACGAGGCCGTCTCCAACATGCCGCTGGCTTCCATCGTGCGGGTCTGA